Below is a genomic region from Flammeovirgaceae bacterium SG7u.111.
GTTTGTCTGTTCTACATTAGTTAAGAATGGTATTTGCATAAGTTTAGCTAAAAAGAGTCTGCAAGTAATAAATCATTAAACTGTTTTCTGTTTGTGATACCAATAATAAATAACCACACCAATTAGCTTCTACCATTCGGTAATTCTTTTACTAACATAACTGGATATAAATAATACACTATTTCAACTAGGGTAAGACTTTTCTTTTTATACAGTCCTAAAGGTTATAGAAATTCCTTAATTGATTTTCAGATTTCCTTTATAGATGGCTTGGGTACAAGGGTGCTTGGTATAATTGGATTCGTTCGAAATAATAGTCACTTGTGCTGACCTAAGCGTTACCTGACATTAAGAATAAGAAACTATTAATTATTAGAATCCGAAGTGCATAAGAAGAGAATAATCTACTTTTTCATAAAAAAAATACAAAAAATTAAACATTGTTATATACTAGATCAATAATTCTGGCGTGTAACAGATACTAAATTGTGTAACTCATAGCATATCTAACCTAACTTATCATGATGATTAAAGAACAATGGGTCCAAATCGACTTCAGTGATCCTTTTTTTGAGGTAAAAGTTCAAAATGTAAAATCTGAATACGAAGTATCGAGCTGGGGTCGAGCTAAAAAAGACGGCGAACTTATCGCAGGTTCTACCGTAAATGGCTACAAATTTATCCGAGTATACCTCGGTTACTGCAAGGAGCGCAAACGAGGCATGGAAAAAAGGCTTCCCCTACACCGTGTAGTTGCCTACTATTTTGTGACCAACGATGATCCCGATTACAAAAACTATGTCTCATTCAGAGATAACGATTCTCTAAATTGCCAAGCTCGAAATTTACAATGGATCCCTCATAGCGAAGCTAGCCGTAAAGGATATGAAAGCGCCGTAGCAAGGGGTACATGGAAAGGCGATAGTCCTTTGAGAAAACATGTGAAGCTTAACAAAGAAAAAGTAAAGATCATACGTGAAAGACATTCCAAGGGTGTCGCCCCCAAAAGGTTAGCCCAGCAGTTTGGTGTTTCTACCATGCAAATTTCAAGAGTAGTAAACCATGTAGACTGGAAAAACGCATAAAAATATATAATTGGATTTCTTCTAAAAACTGTGACTAACATTGGTCACAGTTTTTTTTGTTTTCAAAAACTTAAAACTTTCCTATAACACATGATATAAGATTTGGTCTCATAATAGGGCAAATACTTCTTTTGATATCTATAGGATTTAATGTTAAATTGGTAAAAAAAGTTTAGGATTTAACATTTTATGTTCTTGAGGAAAAATGAGGATTTATACCGCCAGTTAGTTGAGCACTCATCAGATGTGCTTTGGTTGTATGACGTGGAAATAGAACGTTTTATGTATGTAAGTCCTTCTATTTTTGAATTATTAGGGTTTACACAAGAGGAATATCTGAGTTTATCAATTACCGAAATTGTAAGTCCTGAGTCTATCAACGATTTGCGTAAGGCATTTGCTAATTGTTTGGCAGAGTTTTCGGCTACGGGATTAGCTCAAAAACATCTGTTAGGATTAGTTTTTTTAGATAAAAAAGGACAGAAAGTAATTGTTGAAATAGAATTTTCTAGTAAAGAAGATCTGTTAACGCAGAAGGTAGAAATAGTGGGGTCTACCCGTGCAGTTACACTTGAGAAAGAATCAGAAAAAGAGCTGCGAAATACTGAGTTTCTAGCTGAAGAAGCTTATAACCTGACTAAGATAGGACTTTGGGAATACTTGGCTGATGATCAAGTTTTTAATGCTTCTCCCGAATGGTTACAAATCTATGGGTTCCAAAAAGAGAGGTTTGATGGTACAATTGAAGCAATTTTAGCTATGATCCATCCTGAGGATAGGGAGCGAGTTTTAGCCCAAACCCAAGAGGCATATACAAAAAATCGACCTAGTCCTTCAACTTTCAGGATTATCACTCCTAGTGGCGAACTTAAATACTTGAGAAGTGTCGGTAAAATGGAGTTTAACGATCAAGGCGATTTGGTCAAGAACATTGGTTTCGTGCAAGATATTACCGAGCAAATGCTTGATAAGATAGGGCTTCAGGAAAAGTATGAGGAATATGAATCGCTAAATGATGAGCTTCAGTGTAAAAATGATGAGCTTTTAGCTGTTCAGCGAGAACTGGAAAATACCAATTTTGTGCTTTCTACTAGAGAAGAGCAACTACTAAATGCAAATAAAGAGTTGGTTGAGTCCAATGAAAGGCTTGCAAAAGCGGTAAACGAAGCGAAGAAAACTGAACAAAACCTTGCAATTGCCCAGAGTTTGGCCAAAGTAGGTAGTTATGAATTGGATGTTGCTAACGATATCTGGCTTGGGTCTAAAGAATTTTGTAGGATTTTTGGTTTTGACTACGGCGCTGAATATAGGTTAGATGATTTCTATAACTGTATTCACCCAGATGACCTGGAGTATGTGAAAGAAGGGTATGAGAAGGCAATTGATGGCGAAAAAAACTTTGTGTTTGAATATAGGGCATTTCGTAGAGGTACAGGTGAAGAACTCTTTATAAGTTCTGTGGGGCAAATAGTATACGATAAAATGGGTAGGGCATCCAAGGTGCTTGGTACAAAGCAAGATATGACCGAACAGAAGTTGATAGAAAAAGAGCTGGAGCAAACTCAAATGCAGTATACAGATTTTATCAATTATTCAAATGATGCTGTCGCCTATTGGAAAGTTCCTGAAGGGTTTAGGATAGATTGGCCTTTGAGGAAGCAGATATACATGTTGTACGAAGTTGAACTTCTGGATTGTAATAGGGCATTTTGGGCAAATTTCGGAAGGTGCAGCAAAGAAGAGCTAATAGGGAAAAAATATATTGATCTGGTAAAAAAGAGAATCTATGACGAGAATTTTTCAAAGTTTATTAAAGGTGATTATAGTTTAAATAATGCAAAGGTGCATGTGACCTTTGCTGACAATAAAGAGTACTTCGGGTTGGATAATTGGTATGGAGTGACTTCCAATGGGTTGCTTACCCATTTTTGGGCGACTTCAAAAAATATAACAGAACAAAAGCTAGCTGAACAGAAACTCCTATTTCAAGAACAGTCAATCAGGAAAATTATAGTAGAAACTTCGGTTGAGAAGGGCAAGGGGTATTTCGATAAACTTGTTTTACTTCTCAATGAAATCATTCAAGCTGATTATACATTTATAGGAAAACTTACGGGGGAAAGGTTTATCGACACAATTGCTTTGTGTAATAAAGATAAGATAATGGAGAATCTTACGTACGATCTAAAAAACACTCCTTGTGACAATGTATTGGATGATTTGCGATCATGTGTCTTTCCTGATAATGTAACTAGTTTGTATCCTGATGATCAACTGTTGGTTGATATGGAAATAGAAGGATATACTGGAGTGTCCATCTTTAATAAAGAAAATAAACCTATTGGTATTTTAGTATCGCTTTTTAAAAAGACGATCGATGACACAAATTTTATAGCGTCTCTATTAGAGCTATTTGCTGTGAATATAGGTACGGAGTTGGAGCGAATGGAAGTTGAAGAGTCGCTCAAAACCAGTGAGGAAAGGCTTAGAAATTATTTTAACTTGGGCTTAGTAGGCATGTCTATTACCGCTCCCGATAAAACATGGATTGAGTTTAATGATACGCTCCATGAAATGTTGGGATATACCCGTGAAGAGTTTATGGAGCTTAATTGGGAAGCATTGATTCATCCCGATGAAAAAGCTAAAATGCAGTACTACAACAGAGCCTCAAGAGGAGAAATAGATAGTTTCGATATAGAGCGGCGGTTTGTCCATAAAGATGGAAGTACGATTTATACTGAGGTGTCAACGAGTGCTGTTCGGAATGAAGCAGGAGAAGTGGAATATGTGATCGGCTTAGTTCATGATGTTACTGAACTTAAAAAATCTACCCAGGCATTGGTAGAAAATGAAGAGAAACTCAAAACTCTATTTGGGGCAATGACCGATATTGTATCCTTATATGAGTTGGTTTATAATGATCAAGGAGAGGTAATAGATTATAGGCTGATCGATTGTAATGATGCATTTATAAATAGTCTGCATTTGGGTGATAAAGATCCGAAAGGCGAGTTGGTTACAGAATTGCACGGTTTGGAAAAACCTTCACATATAGAAGAATATAGCCGTGTAGCCTTAACGGGTGAAAGCTATAATTACACCATTTTTTATGAAGCAATTGCAAGGCACTTTATAGTTTCGGTCGTTTCACCTAAAAGGGAGCAATTTGCCATAGTGGCCAAGGATATTACCGAAATAAAAGAGATTCAGGAAGAGCTTGAAAAACATAAAAACGAGCTGGAGCTCTTAGTAAAAGAGCGAACGGAAGAACTTCAAGCTTCTTACGAGGAATTGTTTCAAGCCAATGAGTCCCTCACATTTCAGCGGGATGAGATAGAGCATGCGCTGAACCAGCTTAGGGAGACACAAGCTCAGCTAGTGCAAGCTGAGAAAATGGCATCTTTGGGGGTATTGACAGCTGGTGTTGCCCATGAAATCAACAATCCTCTTAATTTTATTCATGGCGGGATAACTGGAGTAGAGTACTATGTGAAGGAGAATTTACCTGAACACTATGAGTCTCTTCAGCCACTTATAAGTGGGGTGAAAACAGGTGTGAAAAGAGCTGCAAATATTGTTGCTAGTTTGAGCCAGTTTAGTAGGAAGGACTCTGATAAACATGCGGCTTGCGATATTTATCATATCATAGATAATTGCTTGGTGATGTTGGAGAATTCTATTAAAAATAGGATTGAGGTTGTGAAGGATTTTACAAAAACAACATTTAACTTGGTAGGAAATGAAGGGAAGTTACATCAAGCGTTCTTAAATTACCTTTCAAATGCAGCTCAGGCTATAGAAGATAAAGGGGTAATTACTATTTCTACCGAGGTTGTGTTTGACAAACTGGAAGTGACCATTTCTGATACAGGCTATGGGATAAGCAAAGAGAATTTGCCTAAGGTAACTGATCCATTCTTTACCACCAAACCTCCTGGTAAGGGGACAGGTTTAGGAATGTATATTTCTAACAAAATAATAGATGAACACGGTGGTGAGATCATCATACATTCAAAAGAAAAAGAAGGTACGCAGCTAAAGGTAGTATTGCCTTTGGATTAGGACAATGTACGGGTTCTGGAACAAAGCCACGCCGTGGGACACTTCAAGAATTATTGAATAATAGCTTTTTAAGCCCTATTTATTGTTTTATTATGAGAAAAGATATAACAATTCTTTATGTGGACGATGAACCAGTAAATTTATTGATTTTCAAGACTTTACTTGGTAGGGAGTTTACAATTGTGGATGCCAATAATGGAGTGGAAGGATTGCAGAAAATAAAGGAGCACCCTGAGGTATCTGTGGTGGTTAGTGATTTGCAAATGCCTGTAATGGATGGTCTGCAATTTATAGAAAAGCTAAAGAAAATTCGTCCAGAATTACCTTGTTATGTCATGACTGGTTTTGAAAAAAACGAAGATATATTGAACGCAATAGCAAAAAAACTAGTAGCTGGTTTTTTTGCTAAACCATTTGATGACAAGGATATAATTAAAGAAATCATGAAGGCGGTCAAATAATATGTCCAATTAATTTTGACGACAAACCCCAAGTAAGAGGTGTCGACTCTTACTTGGGGTTTCTTTTTTTTTTCATACATCAAGCCCAGCCCTTATCTCTGGCTTCTTGCACGTGCAAGTGCCTCGCCAACCATTTGTCTTTGTCCTTGTTTAGGTGATCGTCGATATGAATAGGGTCAAAGGGGGTGAAATCACCTCCCCATCTCAGCATCGGATCTTTTCTAACATCTTCAAAAAAAGCATTTGCCTCAGGCGGAAATTTTCGCAGCTTCATGTCATTGTATCGAAGTAACTTCGTAAAACCTGGACCATATTTAATATTGAAATCTATGGCGTGCCCAGCCATATGGTTTGACATCCTTGCAGGAGTAACCACCGCACCTGCTACACGTGAAGAAGTACGGAAAGAGCTCGTGATCAAGAGCTTAATATTGTTCTTCACCAAATAGCTATGGATTCGCTCCAGTGCTGGAATGAAATCGATATCGCACAAGATCTGCTTTCCAGTGAAGTGGGTATTGTCATAGGTGACCAGTGCCGATTGGCTCACTTTTACCTCGCTAGTCGCTATTGGCGTTTCTGTTTCTTTCCAAGTAGGAGGAGGGGTTTCCTTTAGTGTTTCTATCTCAGTTGCTTTTACGATAGGTTTGGACTGCAAGTGGATACTTTTTCTTGTTTTGTACCACTCTTTTCCAAACCCAAAGGCAAGCTCTTTTAACAGAGATTTTGCCATTTTTCTGTCAAAAGTATTCCCATCGCCTTTAAAGCCTCTGTAAATTGAAAAAGCTTGTACAGCGGCGCAAGTGCAGTTTCCATAATCACCATCGTTTTGATATTGGTCCCACTTAAGCTCTGCTCCATAACCAACTTCGTTGAGCAAAGTTTGGAGCGAGGAAATAGCCGGTTTGGCAGAAGAGCCTTTGGTGTAGATCATGCTCACGGTCTTATTTTTCATGTCCCCATAAAGCATCTGCATTTCGTCCAGAATATCGTAATGGTGGAGGAGTACCTTTGCCAGTTGCTCGCTTATCGATTTGCCATCCGACCAAATGTTGTTTTTCTTGGCAAATGACTTTACCGCTTTTTCGGTACATTTGTCATACACACCCGTAGCGTTTGTTTTAGCCCATTTGAGTTCTTTTCCATAGCCCAATTCAAAGAGGATGAGCTGTAGCTCTTGGATAGCTTCCGAATTGCTGCTTCCAACGCAAAGCGCTTTTTCTATGGTTTTTTCTTCTAGTAAGTTTTGAATAATAAGTTCGTGAGTCATAGGATTCTTTGTGTTATAGGTGGTGAATGTTTATAATATTTGATCACGTAAAAGTGGGATTTAAGTTGTTGTAAATGAATTGAGCAGAAGTTGGTTTGTCTGCTCAATGTCTTCGCTCGCAATGTTTTGAAGATCGAACCTATTTTCCTCATTAAAATGTGTATAAATTATCAAGGTCGAATCTGATAGCTCAAAACCCGTGATTTCAAACCAGTTAATGGATTTGTCTTTGAATGAGTTTAGTTTGATTATCAACATATTTTTGTTCCAGTCAATGTAGTTTTTGTGAAAATACCTTTTAAAGAGTTGAATCAGCAATAATGAAAACCCTAAAGCTCGTATTTTAATACTTAAAGAGGAAAATGTTTTAGGTAAAATAAAAGAAAGCAATAGGACTATTGATAGTGCTTTTATAATAGAAGTTTTTATGGGGTTTAACCCTTCAAAATGAATTCTAGCCATGTTTTGTTTTCTTATTCTATTTGAAAGAAACGAATTTATTAGAATAAAGTACAAAATACATTTGGTCAATCAAAATGATTTCTGAATGAGAGAAGCTATCTTTTCAAGATAGCTTCTTCTCTGGTTTATTATCAATCTGTGATTAAAATATTCAAACAAATCACCCTTTCCACTTAACTATATATCCTTTTTCCCTTCCCAGCATCTGCTGTCCCACCGATTTTTTTATATGATGCCCCAAAGCGTGTAGTAACCGGCCCTTTGCAAGGTTTCTTACTGTTACCAGACTGATCTCTCTCAAAGGAACTTCTCCATCAAAATGCTTTATCCTGTTTTGCTGGTGTTCGGGTACTTCAGCGGCTGCTAGCTCGGGAAGTAAGGTGAACCCGCCTTGTGTATCTACCATTTTCCTCAGTGTTTCCAGTGAACTACCTTGGTAGCTGAATGAGCTTCCGTTGTGGAGCGAATCGTAGTTACAAAGCTTGACCGTTTGCGAATGGAAACAGTGTTCATCGCTTATGAGCCAGAGGTCTGGTTGTAAAAGTTGCTCAGCCTCAACTTCATCACTTTTAAAAAGTGGGTGTTTGGGGTTAGTATAAACCATTATTTCTTCGTAAAAAAGAGATCTTTCGAGTATCTCGTTATCATAAAAAGGCGTCGCCATTACCCCGGCATCCAATAGGTCTTTTTTTAACTCACCTACGATTTCCTCGGCTATAATTTCCTTCACTTTCAGAGAAACTTTTGGGTGCTTTTTTACAAAACTATTGATGAGGCGAGGTAGAAGATACGGGGCTATGGTAGGCAAAATTCCTATTTTTAGTTCTCCAGAAAGCTCTTCGTCATGGCTCTTTACTATTTCGTTGAGCTTCCGTGCGTTGCGAATAGTAATTCGTGCTTGGTCTATGATTTCCCTGCCCACATCCGTGGGGATTACCGGCTGGCGGCTTCTGTCAAAAATAGTTACCCCAAGCAAGTCTTCCATTTTTTTTACCTGCATGCTCAAAGTAGGCTGGGTCACAAAACAGCTTTTGGCGGCAGTAGCGAAATGCCTGTGGGTATCCACGGCAACAACATACTCTAATTGGACAAGTGTGATCATATGTGTTTTGTTAAATTAACACTGGTATTCAAAAAGTGAGTAACTGTTTTCCAACAGTATGCGTATAGTTCACCTTTCCAACTGAGTTGCATCCAAAAAAGGAAAACAATAGTGGCCACATACTTCTTTTTTAAAGAAAATAAACTTCAGCTAGGTGAGATTATTACCTATTCGCTAATTCAGAGTAAGAGTTGTTGAAATGAGTTTTGGGTTATTGCCAAAACTGAGTTGAGTTTTCCAGAGTCGTTAATTTTTGCAAGAACACAAACATAACAAAAGCATAGATGTTTTCTATAGAATGCTAATATCTAATTGCTCAAGTTGATGTAGTCTAGTTTCATAACTGAAGAAGTTGGTAGAAGGTTTCCTTACTTTGGTTGAAAAAAGTTTGTGATCATAGCGGAAGGACTTAGATTTAATCTTACTTATAAAACTAAAGGGGCGCACGTGCTTGGTTATACAATAACTCGAAAAAATTTATTGGTTCATTTATATTTTTGGATAGCATTTCTGGCGCTGTTCACCTTTTTTTGGTCGGGTAGGCTAACGTTAGAAGAAGCATTGTTGAGAGGTACCGTACTTACGCTTTTCCAAATGATATTGGTGTACACCAACTTGGCTTTTTTGATGCCCAAGTTTTATGAAAGACAAAAATACGGTTTGTTTATTATCAGCTCTATTCTCCTTATCCTGATCTTGTTTTTGTTGTTCAACTTTGCGGATTTTCAGGTAGCAAAGTGGGTATTTGATATTCCTGATCGTCCGCTCCGAGGACCAAAAGGAGGCGAGCGTGAAGCGGTTGATGCTCTTAATTCTTTTGCTAGAAAAAGGGGGAATGACATGTTTAAGATGGCGATGCGTACCAGGTCTCTGTTCAATGTGAGCTTGTTTGTGTCCCTTTTTGTGATAAGTGTGGCATACAGGCTTTCGCAGATAGCAGCGAAAAAGGAAAAAGAAGCAGTACTGCTCAGAAATGAAAAACTGGATGCAGAAATGAAGTTTTTGAAATCGCAGATTAACCCACATTTCCTTTTCAATGCCCTGAATAATGCCTACACGCTCTCCTATATAAAGTCGGACGATGCCCCCGATGTGATTTTGAAGCTATCGGATATTTTGCGTTATATAATTTATGATTGCAACGCAGATAAAGTACCTTTAGAGAAAGAGGTTACCTATATCAAAAACTATATTGACCTTCAGAAAATTAAGGGAGAAAATTCTGAAAATATAAAAGCAACTTTTAAGCTGCAAGATACTTCGCTCATGATAGAGCCCATGTTGTTGATTCCTTTTATAGAAAACAGTTTCAAGCATAGCCACATAGAAAGTTCTGACAAGGGATGGGTTGATATGGTGTTGAAAGTAACAAGTGAAAAGCTTGAGTTCGAAATAAAAAATAGCTTGCCCGAAACAGAATTTACGAAAGATAAAGTGGGGGGGATAGGTCTTGAAAATGTGAAAAAGAGACTTTCGATGTTGTACCCCGACAGTCATCAGCTTGTTATCAAAAAAATGGACGGGCAGTTTAGCGTGTCAATGCAAATTAGGTTTTAGAAGAAAGTGAAGGATGGAAAAATTGAAATGTTTATTGGTAGATGATGAAAAACTAGCGCTTACACTGCTGGAAAGCTATATCTCCAAGTTGTCAAACTTGGAAGTAGTGGGCAAGTTCCAAGATCCGCTCAAAGCCCTTGCGCTCCTCCAAGATACAGAGGTCGATCTCATGTTTTTAGATATTCAGATGCCCAATCTTACCGGGATAGAGTTGCTCCAAACACTGCCTTCCAACAAAAAACCTTTGGTGGTTTTCAGTACTGCATACGCAGAATTTGCTCTCGATGGCTACCAGCTAGATGTGGTAGATTACCTTCTCAAACCATTTCCCTTCGAGCGTTTCCTGAAAGCGGTGAACAAAGCTTCTCAACTAATAGAATTGAAAAGAAAAGCTGGTAGCACAGAAGGGGGAAATACGCGCCAGGGTAAAAATTTCATGCTTGTAAGGGCAGACCACCGAATCTATAAACTTCAATTTGATGAACTTCTTTATGTAGAAGGGCTAAAAGAATATGTCTCTTATTTTACAAAAAATGAGCGAATCATAGCACTCGAGTCGCTTAAAAAACTAGAGACTATTTTGCCAACCGATCAATTTATGCGCATCCATAAATCGTACATAGCTTCGGTGAGGCATATAAAAGCCATAGAAGGAAGCCAAGTAGTGATAGGCGATAAATTGCTGCCCATAGGGAAAACCTATAAGGAAGCAGTGATGAAAAAAGTGTTTGCAGGAGAGTCCTGAATGTAAGCTTTTTTGCATTCAATCGTCTTTGGTGCTTTTTGTCTTGATAACCTTGAAAAGGCTATTTTCCATGCTTTTGAAGTAATTCATCAATTATTTGCTCGGTTATGTCAGGGTAGTTTACTCTCACTCCCTCAGAGGTTTCTAGCCATTCTTCTATTTTTCCATCTACTCCCGCTAGGCTTTGCAAAACAGGGACGCCCATTTGTTCCAGTGCAGCCGCATTGCAGTGTTGTTCATATTGGTTTTTCATGGGAATTACCATGAGTTTCTTTTCTAAGAACAATGCTTCGGCTGGCGTTTCAAATCCAGCGCCACAGAGCACACCCATGCTGGTAGTCATACTTTTTATAAAACCATCATTGTTCACTGGTCTGATGCTCACATTGCCAGTTTCTAGCGGTTTTTTGTTATGCTTGGAAAATACTTCCCATTTTGCCGCAGGAAACTTACCCAATTTTTCTACCAAGGTTTGGTCTCTGTAAGAGGGGAGGTACACCGTGTAATGCCCTTTGTTTTCAGGATGTAGTTCACGGATTTGTTGGCGAATTACAGGGGTATAAATTTGCTTGTCGAAGGTATCGAAATGGAAGCCATAATTGGCGGTGGTGGGAGCATAATTACTCAAAATGGCTTTGCCTACTGGGTCAAACTTTTGGGGCTTGGGGGTTTTAGGTGAGAAAAGAGCACACTGGTGGCTCAGGCTAATACATGGAATGTTTTTCAGTTTGCAAGCCCAAGCAGAAACAGGTTCAAAATCATTGATAACCAAATCATACTTTTCTACAGGGATCTCTTTTATTTCCCCATAGAGTGTAATTGGGCTGACACTGGTAACTGTTTTTAGCAGATCCACTCCGCCAGATTTGCCAAAAATGAAGCTCAGCCCATTGCATCGGTACTTTACTTCGAAGGGCAAGTCAACGTCGGCTTGGTAGCCACTTACTAACAAATCGAGCTCTCCTTTTTTTTGTAAAATTGGTACAATATCACGAGCTCTGCTCAAGTGGCCATTTCCCGTACCCTGTATCGCATAAAGAATCCTCATTTTCCTAAAAAATTAGTTGGGCAATAAGCATTGCTCGAAACTTGTTTTTTTACAAATAACCTCTGTTTTTTTCATATTCTCAAAAATGCACTTTTTTGACTCAAACCAAGAGGTATAAAGTGAATATTTAAAGAAGGGAAGTTAAGGTATTGTGACGAAAATAGTGGGGAGGGCATGATCGGTTTTCAGTAGTAAGTATTTGTAAAGTGGGGAAAAAGAAAATAGCGACTATACTAATGTGGCTAGTATTTTGATAGATTTTTTATAAAGGTTTGTTTAGATAAGTTTTAAAATACGGCTATTAAACAAAACGTTTTGGAGTAGCAATTTAAATAAACATAATATAAAGATCATTAGGTATGAAGTCAGTAATCCCATTAGCAATTAAAGAAACGTACGAAAAATATTTTGGATCAGAAGATTGGGGAATAGTTCTTCAAAAAGCTGGATTCGACCCAAAGACAGTTTTCTTTAGCCATAAAAACACAGAAGACAAAGAGGTAATGGCTTTGTTGAAAGCGGTTATGGACCATAAGGGTTTGACCATAAATCAACTTTCAGATGTTTTTGGTGATTACTGGGTGAATGATTTTGCTTCCCGACACTATTTTGCTTTTTATCAAAGAGCTAGCTCTGCCAAAGATTTTTTAATGAAAATGAATGATGTTCATGATAAAATTGGAGCAAAAGTGGAAGGGTCAAAGCCACCAAAATTCACATTCAACGAGCTGCCAGATGGAGCAATGGAAATGGGATATATTTCCGAAAGAAACTTGATTGATTTGGTAGTAGGGCTTGTAAAAGGAGTAGGGAAGAGGTTTGGAGAAGAAATCAAGGTTACTAAATTAAGCTCTAGTCTTTTGAGGCTCGAGTTTTTAGGGAAAATTGAAAAAGAAGCTGTTGGAGAAGAGTTGAAAGAAGGTTAAGAAATAAACGAGGTAAACCATTTTCCACCTAAGATAGAGGATATAGACCATAAATACTTGGTCTATATCCTTTATTTTTAAGTACCTATTTCATCAAAAAGAACTCGCCTGCCTCGTAGCCTATTGCAATTTTGTTTACAAAGGAGGTTTTGAAGCTCATTGCCGAAATGTGATTGTTTTTGGTATCTTGGTCATACAACAATTACATTTTCACATTTACTCTATTTAATGAAATGAAAAACAACCTCACAAGACGGAATTTTGTAAAAAAAACGGCTGCTGCCGGATTAGTAGCTTCCTTGGGTACGCCCAATATTTTATTTGGAAAAGATGACAGGAAGGTGCGTCTTGCTTTTATAGGCACTGGAATGAGGGGCAGGAACCATGTATCATTAGCGGCAATCAGAGATGATGTGACCATCACCGCCATTTGCGATATCGATCCGGAAAGCGTTGAAAAAGCAAAGGAGATCATCAAAAAAGCGGGAAAAAAAGAGCCGGCGGTGTATGGGAAAGATGAGTGGGATTTTAAAAATATGCTAAACCGCGATGATATAGATGGCGTGATCATCGCTACGCCTTGGCTGTGGCATACCAAAATGGCCGTAGCGACCATGAAGGCAGGGAAATATGCAGGCGTGGAAGTTTCAGCAGCCAACACCCTTGCCGAATGCTGGGATTTGGTAAATACCTATGAAGAAACGGGGATGCCTTGCATGATCTTGGAAAATGTTTGTTACCGCCCCGATGTGATGGCGGTGCTGAATATGGTGAGAAAGGGAATGTTTGGAGAATTGATCCATGCGGAATGTGGCTACCAACACGACCTGAGGGGAGTGAAGTTTAACGATGGGAAATCTGCCTATGGCAAAGGGGTAGAATTTGGGAAAAAAGGGTATTCGGAGGCTAAATGGAGAACCTTGCACTCGGTAAATAGAAATGGTGATATTTACCCCACGCATGGAATTGGACCCGTGGC
It encodes:
- a CDS encoding sensor histidine kinase, which codes for MVHLYFWIAFLALFTFFWSGRLTLEEALLRGTVLTLFQMILVYTNLAFLMPKFYERQKYGLFIISSILLILILFLLFNFADFQVAKWVFDIPDRPLRGPKGGEREAVDALNSFARKRGNDMFKMAMRTRSLFNVSLFVSLFVISVAYRLSQIAAKKEKEAVLLRNEKLDAEMKFLKSQINPHFLFNALNNAYTLSYIKSDDAPDVILKLSDILRYIIYDCNADKVPLEKEVTYIKNYIDLQKIKGENSENIKATFKLQDTSLMIEPMLLIPFIENSFKHSHIESSDKGWVDMVLKVTSEKLEFEIKNSLPETEFTKDKVGGIGLENVKKRLSMLYPDSHQLVIKKMDGQFSVSMQIRF
- a CDS encoding LytTR family DNA-binding domain-containing protein; translation: MEKLKCLLVDDEKLALTLLESYISKLSNLEVVGKFQDPLKALALLQDTEVDLMFLDIQMPNLTGIELLQTLPSNKKPLVVFSTAYAEFALDGYQLDVVDYLLKPFPFERFLKAVNKASQLIELKRKAGSTEGGNTRQGKNFMLVRADHRIYKLQFDELLYVEGLKEYVSYFTKNERIIALESLKKLETILPTDQFMRIHKSYIASVRHIKAIEGSQVVIGDKLLPIGKTYKEAVMKKVFAGES
- a CDS encoding glycosyltransferase family protein, producing MRILYAIQGTGNGHLSRARDIVPILQKKGELDLLVSGYQADVDLPFEVKYRCNGLSFIFGKSGGVDLLKTVTSVSPITLYGEIKEIPVEKYDLVINDFEPVSAWACKLKNIPCISLSHQCALFSPKTPKPQKFDPVGKAILSNYAPTTANYGFHFDTFDKQIYTPVIRQQIRELHPENKGHYTVYLPSYRDQTLVEKLGKFPAAKWEVFSKHNKKPLETGNVSIRPVNNDGFIKSMTTSMGVLCGAGFETPAEALFLEKKLMVIPMKNQYEQHCNAAALEQMGVPVLQSLAGVDGKIEEWLETSEGVRVNYPDITEQIIDELLQKHGK
- a CDS encoding heme NO-binding domain-containing protein encodes the protein MKSVIPLAIKETYEKYFGSEDWGIVLQKAGFDPKTVFFSHKNTEDKEVMALLKAVMDHKGLTINQLSDVFGDYWVNDFASRHYFAFYQRASSAKDFLMKMNDVHDKIGAKVEGSKPPKFTFNELPDGAMEMGYISERNLIDLVVGLVKGVGKRFGEEIKVTKLSSSLLRLEFLGKIEKEAVGEELKEG
- a CDS encoding Gfo/Idh/MocA family oxidoreductase; this translates as MKNNLTRRNFVKKTAAAGLVASLGTPNILFGKDDRKVRLAFIGTGMRGRNHVSLAAIRDDVTITAICDIDPESVEKAKEIIKKAGKKEPAVYGKDEWDFKNMLNRDDIDGVIIATPWLWHTKMAVATMKAGKYAGVEVSAANTLAECWDLVNTYEETGMPCMILENVCYRPDVMAVLNMVRKGMFGELIHAECGYQHDLRGVKFNDGKSAYGKGVEFGKKGYSEAKWRTLHSVNRNGDIYPTHGIGPVAEYLNINRGNRFVSLTSTASKARGLHNYIVENGGEDHPNAKVNFKLGDVITTVIKTANEESIIVSHDTNLPRPYALGFRVQGTKGIWMDVNKSLHLEGVSPAHNWESTDKYFEEYQHPLWKNHASKAEGAGHGGMDWFVVHAFVESIKRKAPTPMDAYDAAAWSAITPLSEMSIADGSDSVDFPDFTRGQWMTNKPIFALDGEY